The Daucus carota subsp. sativus chromosome 2, DH1 v3.0, whole genome shotgun sequence genome includes a window with the following:
- the LOC108208526 gene encoding probable F-box protein At4g22030, which yields MSLSKLHVSSLSFPSTRIKAAINHVPKLGSSSLSLPKLRKTNLSKQVHKKSDQQVTNMILTKTNNDKEQYAHASTDSDVIVAKIWAILETVSNRIEMHENIRQQRDNWHSLLFNSINLITLSATTMVALAASHEMKMSMNLSSSLLFFAATGMLSVMNKIQPSQLVEEQRAATRLFKNLRREIEDFIVLGDVPNQKDVDVMMVKVLALDRAYPLALLGAMLEKFPKKYEPSAWWPKNNFQSLRKPFNDYGDGRNGWSQELENEMREIIEVVKTKDQEDYERLGNIALKLNKGLAVSGPVLTGVAAIGSAFSGMSPAAVVVAVVAGAAAAVINTVQHGGQVGMVFEMYRNCGGFFKLLEESTNCGLEESEMDKRENGEVFEMKMALKLGRSLSELKDLAEKSSSSENTFSEFASKLF from the coding sequence atgtctCTTTCAAAATTGCATGTTTCGAGCCTTTCGTTTCCTTCTACAAGAATCAAAGCTGCCATCAATCATGTTCCGAAGTTAGGATCATCTAGCCTTTCACTTCCGAAGCTCCGTAAAACAAATTTATCAAAACAAGTCCACAAGAAATCAGATCAACAAGTCACAAACATGATCCTAACCAAGACCAACAACGATAAAGAGCAATACGCTCATGCATCCACCGATTCTGATGTTATTGTCGCTAAGATTTGGGCGATTCTCGAAACGGTATCGAATAGAATAGAGATGCATGAAAACATACGTCAACAGCGCGACAATTGGCATTCTCTGCTATTCAACTCGATTAACTTGATCACTCTCTCGGCCACAACAATGGTTGCGCTTGCAGCAAGCCATGAGATGAAAATGTCGATGAATTTATCGTCGTCTTTGTTGTTTTTTGCGGCTACTGGGATGCTGAGTGTGATGAACAAGATTCAACCGTCACAACTTGTGGAAGAACAACGGGCTGCTACGagattattcaaaaatttacgTCGAGAAATCGAGGATTTTATTGTTCTTGGTGATGTGCCGAATCAGAAAGATGTGGATGTTATGATGGTGAAGGTGTTGGCTCTTGATAGAGCTTATCCTCTTGCTTTACTCGGGGCAATGCTGGAAAAATTTCCCAAAAAATATGAACCTAGTGCTTGGTGgcctaaaaataattttcaaagttTACGAAAACCGTTTAATGATTATGGTGATGGAAGAAATGGATGGAGTCAAGAGTTAGaaaatgaaatgagagaaatcATTGAGGTTGTGAAAACTAAAGACCAAGAAGACTACGAGAGGCTCGGAAATATAGCTCTGAAACTCAACAAGGGTTTGGCTGTTTCCGGTCCGGTTCTTACCGGTGTAGCTGCGATAGGGTCAGCCTTTTCGGGGATGTCTCCTGCAGCggtggtggtggcggtggtTGCTGGGGCGGCTGCAGCCGTGATAAACACGGTGCAGCATGGCGGACAAGTTGGAATGGTGTTTGAAATGTATAGGAATTGTGGTGGCTTTTTTAAGCTATTAGAAGAATCAACAAATTGTGGCCTTGAGGAAAGTGAAATGGATAAGAGGGAAAATGGGGAGGTGTTTGAGATGAAGATGGCTTTGAAACTGGGAAGAAGCTTATCAGAGTTGAAAGATCTGGCCGAGAAATCTTCGAGTTCTGAGAACACCTTCAGTGAATTTGCAAGCAAGCTCttctaa
- the LOC108208129 gene encoding probable F-box protein At4g22030: protein MAAIQSSSFLCSHRRITKASINIPKLNMSSVAFPKLHNARGLVHDLELIRNNGYAKQVTEKASPLSSPATSPYVSDPIVITKLYAIMDAVADRVEMHKNICDQRNNWNSLLLTAINTITLSAATMAGIAATTVGSPLLALKMSSTLMYLAATGMLVIMNKIQPSQLAEEQRNATRLCKQLHNQIRTLIAIGNPTARDVDEAMEKVLAIDRAFPLPLLGKMIEKFPGSVEPTVWWPKHRRGQLKGEKIKSNGNGWSEKMEEQMREIVGVLNKNDKADYLRLGEKALKINKVMAKAGPLLTGLAAVGSAFVGSPSHGSWAVVLGVAAGALASVVNSLEHGGQVGMVVELYRSNAGFFKQMEEDIEFNLNESDVERRENGELFEMKVALNLGRSLSELRNLADSSKREGKDFEEFGSKLF, encoded by the coding sequence ATGGCAGCTATTCAATCATCAAGTTTCTTGTGTAGCCACAGAAGAATCACGAAGGCTTCTATAAATATTCCGAAACTAAATATGAGTTCTGTTGCGTTTCCGAAGCTTCATAATGCGAGAGGTCTGGTGCATGATCTGGAGTTGATTAGAAATAATGGTTACGCGAAACAAGTGACTGAAAAGGCCTCTCCTCTGAGCAGTCCCGCGACCTCTCCTTATGTTTCTGATCCGATAGTGATCACGAAGCTTTACGCGATAATGGATGCTGTGGCGGATAGAGTGGAGATGCACAAGAATATTTGTGACCAGAGAAATAACTGGAACAGCCTTCTTTTGACAGCTATTAATACGATCACGCTTTCGGCTGCGACAATGGCTGGCATTGCTGCTACCACGGTTGGGAGTCCTCTTTTGGCCTTGAAAATGTCGTCGACTTTGATGTACTTGGCAGCCACGGGAATGCTGGTAATTATGAACAAGATTCAGCCGTCTCAATTGGCTGAAGAGCAACGAAACGCGACGAGGTTGTGTAAGCAGCTGCATAACCAGATTCGGACGTTGATTGCTATTGGCAATCCCACGGCTCGAGACGTGGATGAGGCAATGGAGAAGGTGTTGGCTATTGACAGGGCCTTCCCCTTACCTTTACTTGGAAAAATGATTGAGAAGTTTCCGGGTTCCGTGGAGCCCACCGTGTGGTGGCCTAAGCACAGAAGAGGCCAGCTCAAGggtgaaaaaattaaaagtaatgGGAATGGGTGGAGTGAAAAAATGGAGGAGCAGATGAGGGAAATTGTGGGTGTTTTGAACAAGAATGATAAGGCTGATTATTTGAGATTAGGTGAAAAGGCTTTAAAGATTAATAAGGTGATGGCTAAGGCAGGGCCTTTGCTAACAGGCTTAGCTGCTGTTGGGAGTGCTTTTGTGGGGAGCCCTAGTCATGGCTCGTGGGCCGTGGTGCTCGGAGTCGCGGCTGGAGCCTTGGCTAGTGTGGTCAACTCATTGGAGCATGGTGGTCAGGTTGGCATGGTGGTGGAGTTGTATAGAAGTAATGCTGGATTCTTCAAGCAAATGGAGGAAGATATTGAGTTTAATTTGAATGAAAGTGATGTGGAGAGAAGGGAGAATGGGGAGTTGTTTGAGATGAAGGTGGCTTTGAATCTTGGAAGGAGTCTTTCAGAATTAAGAAATCTTGCAGATTCTTCTAAAAGAGAAGGAAAGGATTTTGAAGAGTTTGGAAGCAAGCTATTCTGA